A portion of the Polaribacter cellanae genome contains these proteins:
- the cyoE gene encoding heme o synthase — MNTTVISDNKTAMQTILSDFKQLTKVGLSLSVVFSSVAGYLLAAEVVSFFTLFLLALGGFFMVGASNAFNQIIEKDTDAIMKRTQNRPLPTGRMSVNTALIVAITFTILGIAILYSINPKSALFGAISIFLYTSVYTPLKAVTPLAVFVGAIPGAIPFMLGWVAATNNFGIEAGFLFMIQFFWQFPHFWAIGWLQYEEYKKAGFYMLPMNTKNKGAIKQIVFYTVIMILVSIAPVLRVSGEFYIYPATAVIVALFGIMMLYYGIRLYKTEQNIDARKLMLSSVLYITVVQIIYVVDKFLH; from the coding sequence ATGAATACAACAGTTATTTCCGATAATAAAACAGCTATGCAAACGATTCTATCCGACTTTAAGCAGCTTACCAAAGTTGGTTTGTCTTTAAGTGTGGTATTCTCTTCGGTTGCAGGTTATTTATTAGCGGCAGAAGTTGTAAGCTTTTTTACGCTGTTTCTATTAGCTTTAGGAGGGTTTTTTATGGTTGGAGCATCCAATGCTTTTAATCAAATTATCGAAAAAGATACAGATGCAATAATGAAACGTACCCAAAACAGACCTTTACCAACAGGTAGAATGTCTGTAAATACAGCGCTTATAGTTGCAATTACATTTACTATTTTAGGAATTGCCATTCTTTATAGCATCAATCCAAAATCGGCATTATTTGGTGCTATTTCTATATTTTTATATACAAGTGTTTACACGCCTTTAAAAGCAGTAACACCTTTGGCAGTTTTTGTTGGAGCTATTCCAGGAGCCATTCCTTTTATGTTGGGTTGGGTTGCAGCAACCAATAATTTTGGTATAGAGGCAGGTTTTTTATTTATGATTCAGTTTTTCTGGCAATTCCCTCATTTTTGGGCAATTGGTTGGCTACAATACGAAGAATATAAAAAAGCAGGTTTTTATATGTTACCAATGAATACGAAAAACAAAGGAGCCATTAAACAAATTGTTTTTTATACAGTAATTATGATTTTGGTTTCAATCGCTCCAGTTTTAAGAGTTTCTGGCGAATTTTACATCTATCCAGCAACAGCAGTAATTGTTGCTTTGTTTGGAATAATGATGTTGTATTATGGAATACGATTGTACAAAACTGAACAAAATATAGATGCTAGAAAATTAATGTTATCTAGTGTTTTGTATATAACAGTGGTTCAAATTATATATGTAGTAGATAAATTTTTACATTAA
- a CDS encoding cytochrome c oxidase subunit 3 has protein sequence MWLKPNKMIQEQTLEQELTVAKKKSAKPMLWVSMISMVMFFAGLTSAYVISMKRDDWVSFDLPDAFHISTFLIVASSITLFLSQRFLKQDKRQLSLTMVVITLILGIGFIWQQYVGFNQLKSIGLYFTGPESTVSTSFIIGITFMHILHLLAGIIVLSVVIYNHFKYKYKPNDMLGFELGAIFWHFVDILWIYLFFFFYFIK, from the coding sequence TTGTGGTTAAAGCCAAATAAAATGATACAAGAACAAACATTAGAACAAGAATTAACAGTTGCCAAAAAGAAATCGGCAAAACCTATGTTATGGGTTTCTATGATTAGTATGGTTATGTTTTTTGCAGGTTTAACAAGTGCTTATGTAATTAGTATGAAAAGAGACGACTGGGTTTCTTTCGATTTACCAGATGCATTTCATATTAGTACTTTTTTAATTGTGGCAAGTAGTATTACGTTGTTTTTATCACAACGATTTTTAAAACAAGATAAAAGACAATTATCACTAACTATGGTAGTTATAACCTTAATTTTAGGAATTGGTTTTATTTGGCAACAATATGTTGGTTTTAATCAATTAAAAAGTATTGGTTTGTATTTTACAGGGCCAGAAAGTACAGTTTCAACCTCTTTTATTATTGGAATTACATTTATGCATATTTTGCACTTACTAGCAGGTATAATTGTGCTATCTGTTGTTATTTATAATCATTTTAAATACAAATACAAACCAAATGATATGCTAGGCTTTGAACTTGGTGCTATTTTTTGGCATTTCGTGGATATATTGTGGATTTATCTATTTTTCTTTTTCTATTTTATCAAGTGA
- a CDS encoding cytochrome c oxidase subunit 3, whose amino-acid sequence MEANIAVPSNSKDTWSGGSAKPFGASYGKMMMWFFIVSDALTFSGFLAAYGLTRFKFIDSWPIADEVFTHVPFVHGEFPMIYVAIMTFILIFSSVTMVLAVDAGHQMKKNKVAWYMFATIIGGIIFVGSQAWEWSTFIKGSYGAVKTTDGKVLQFVKDGKQIALADFVTGERTDERVQHTRKNGLWFEKEETISTYSVDQVVNAYKANPAIQVRTEFMNVDTKKKTILSREDGIAELAKTKMVVEGANLHVNEYGNTIFADFFFFITGFHGFHVLSGIIINIIIFFNVILGTYQRRGHYEMVEKVGLYWHFVDLVWVFVFTFFYLV is encoded by the coding sequence ATGGAAGCAAATATTGCTGTACCTTCTAATAGTAAAGATACCTGGAGTGGTGGTAGCGCAAAACCTTTTGGCGCTAGCTATGGTAAAATGATGATGTGGTTTTTCATCGTTTCAGATGCATTAACCTTTTCTGGCTTTTTAGCAGCTTATGGTTTAACGCGTTTTAAATTTATAGATTCTTGGCCAATTGCAGATGAGGTTTTTACTCACGTTCCTTTTGTACATGGAGAATTTCCAATGATTTACGTTGCAATTATGACGTTTATCTTAATCTTTTCTTCTGTAACAATGGTATTGGCAGTAGATGCTGGCCATCAAATGAAAAAAAATAAAGTAGCTTGGTACATGTTTGCTACGATTATTGGAGGTATTATTTTCGTAGGCTCACAAGCTTGGGAATGGAGCACTTTTATAAAAGGTTCTTATGGAGCCGTTAAAACTACAGATGGTAAAGTATTACAATTTGTAAAAGATGGTAAACAAATTGCTTTGGCAGATTTTGTTACTGGAGAAAGAACAGACGAAAGAGTACAACACACAAGAAAAAACGGATTGTGGTTCGAAAAAGAAGAAACAATCTCTACCTACTCTGTAGACCAAGTTGTAAATGCTTACAAAGCAAACCCAGCAATACAAGTAAGAACAGAGTTTATGAATGTAGATACCAAAAAGAAAACAATTCTCTCTAGAGAAGATGGAATCGCAGAATTAGCAAAAACTAAAATGGTTGTTGAAGGAGCAAATTTGCATGTAAATGAATATGGAAATACCATTTTCGCAGATTTCTTTTTCTTTATTACTGGTTTCCACGGTTTTCACGTACTTTCTGGAATTATAATTAATATTATTATTTTCTTTAATGTAATTCTTGGAACTTACCAGAGAAGAGGACATTACGAAATGGTAGAAAAAGTAGGGCTGTATTGGCACTTTGTAGATTTAGTTTGGGTATTTGTATTTACCTTCTTTTACTTAGTATAA
- a CDS encoding cytochrome C oxidase subunit IV family protein, which produces MAHAHESNTKRIWMVFGILSVITLVEVYLGIIKPEALHLNGPGTSWLNWIFIILTLAKAYGIAWVFMHLEGEKKWFRRCIVWTAVFLIIYLVTLLLIEGEYLYETLSPLVKW; this is translated from the coding sequence ATGGCACACGCACACGAATCAAATACGAAAAGAATATGGATGGTTTTTGGTATTCTTTCTGTTATTACTTTAGTAGAAGTTTACTTAGGAATAATTAAACCAGAAGCATTGCACTTAAATGGTCCTGGAACAAGCTGGCTAAACTGGATATTTATTATCTTAACTTTAGCGAAAGCTTATGGAATTGCATGGGTTTTTATGCATTTAGAAGGAGAAAAAAAATGGTTTAGACGTTGCATTGTTTGGACAGCAGTTTTCCTAATAATTTACTTAGTTACATTGTTATTAATCGAAGGAGAATATTTATACGAAACATTATCGCCACTTGTAAAATGGTAA
- a CDS encoding SCO family protein, whose protein sequence is MKKKYSYIGIAFVILLFGIYTVPKVVDRFKKSDLVKLDKVPDFEFINQNGKKITNKTYDGKVYVVEFFFSTCPTICPIMNRKMVTIQDKFFGNPNFGIASISITPEIDTPETLKVYAKNNGITSKNWHLLTGKKDDVVYALSNKGFKLYAGKGEEEHGGFEHSGLFALVDKEGYIRSRKDEFGNPIIYYRALEEKGFPDQIKELKEDIKILLDE, encoded by the coding sequence ATGAAAAAAAAATATTCGTACATAGGAATTGCTTTTGTGATATTATTATTTGGAATTTACACAGTACCAAAAGTAGTAGATCGTTTTAAGAAATCGGATTTGGTAAAGTTAGATAAAGTTCCAGATTTCGAATTTATCAATCAAAATGGCAAAAAAATAACGAATAAAACCTACGATGGTAAAGTGTATGTTGTAGAGTTTTTCTTTAGTACATGCCCAACCATTTGTCCGATTATGAATCGTAAAATGGTTACCATTCAAGATAAATTTTTTGGAAATCCAAATTTTGGAATCGCATCAATATCCATTACTCCAGAAATAGATACACCAGAAACTTTAAAAGTATATGCTAAAAACAACGGAATAACTTCGAAAAACTGGCATTTGCTAACAGGAAAAAAAGACGATGTTGTATATGCACTTTCCAATAAGGGATTTAAATTATATGCAGGAAAAGGAGAAGAAGAACATGGAGGTTTTGAGCATTCTGGTTTATTTGCTTTGGTAGATAAAGAAGGTTACATAAGATCTAGAAAAGACGAATTTGGCAACCCAATTATATATTATAGAGCTTTAGAAGAGAAAGGTTTTCCAGACCAAATAAAAGAATTAAAAGAAGACATTAAAATTTTGTTAGATGAGTAA
- a CDS encoding DUF420 domain-containing protein, translated as MSNNEINLAQEKKYKKIITALSIIIPVAVAALFGVNLRKLGFDVEPLTFLPPIYATINGLTAVLLIAAVVAIKKGNRKLHEQLNSTAIACSLLFLLMYIGYHMTSDSTTFGGEGIVKYVYYFILITHIILSIVIIPFVLTTYMRAKLGNFTAHKKIAKRTFPLWLYVAVTGVIVYLMISPYYV; from the coding sequence ATGAGTAATAATGAAATAAATTTAGCTCAAGAAAAAAAATACAAAAAGATAATAACAGCATTATCTATTATAATCCCAGTTGCAGTTGCAGCGCTTTTTGGAGTAAATCTTAGAAAGTTAGGTTTCGATGTAGAACCATTAACTTTTTTACCCCCAATTTATGCGACTATAAATGGTTTAACAGCTGTTCTTTTAATAGCTGCAGTTGTTGCTATAAAAAAAGGAAATAGAAAATTACACGAACAATTAAACAGCACAGCAATTGCTTGTTCGTTGTTGTTTTTATTGATGTACATTGGTTATCATATGACATCTGACTCCACAACTTTTGGCGGAGAAGGTATTGTAAAATATGTGTATTATTTTATTTTAATTACGCACATTATTTTATCTATTGTTATAATTCCTTTTGTACTAACAACGTATATGAGAGCGAAATTGGGTAATTTTACAGCACATAAAAAAATTGCAAAACGTACCTTTCCATTATGGTTGTATGTTGCAGTTACAGGTGTAATAGTGTATTTAATGATATCTCCTTATTATGTATAA
- a CDS encoding TolC family protein, translated as MKTNLILFVVLLTSIATFSQKQWTLKECVDYALENNITIKQNKLNVETSELEVINAKGNFLPNLNGSASQSFNFGSFLGQDGARISRNTRGNGFGLSSSTTLFNGFINLNTYKQAKLGVEGSKLDLEQIENDISLNVVNGYLNILFAKENLNAAKIQAEISEKQIESAEKRFNAGAIAKGELLNTQSTAASDLQNVIATQNALDLALLNLAQILQVPAKNFDIFPIDVGTPSETLLYDAADFIYEKALLNRPEIEKAKLNLEQSDLSIEISKGRFFPTLSFGVGLNTSYQTILGEKDVRLIQQPDGSFITQPNGFFTQLDNNLGYNFGLNLSIPIFNRNQTKVNVSKSKINREISETRLQNEKIQLKQTIEKAYLDTRAAAKSYEAAKISLEAQKEAFKNAQERYNYGAITLFDFDLVRTRLVNAESLMIRSKYDYVFKTKVLQFYSGELVLE; from the coding sequence TTGAAAACCAACCTTATTCTATTTGTAGTATTATTAACATCAATTGCTACTTTTTCACAGAAACAATGGACGCTTAAAGAATGCGTAGATTATGCTTTAGAAAATAATATTACCATAAAGCAGAATAAATTAAATGTTGAAACTTCTGAATTAGAAGTTATAAACGCTAAAGGTAATTTCTTACCAAATTTAAATGGTAGTGCATCACAATCTTTTAACTTTGGTTCTTTCTTAGGACAAGATGGAGCAAGAATTTCTAGAAATACAAGAGGTAATGGTTTTGGCTTATCTTCTAGTACAACTCTTTTCAATGGTTTTATTAATTTAAATACTTATAAGCAAGCAAAGTTAGGTGTAGAAGGGAGTAAGTTAGACTTAGAGCAAATTGAAAATGATATTTCATTAAATGTAGTTAATGGGTATTTAAATATTTTATTTGCAAAAGAAAATTTAAATGCAGCAAAAATTCAAGCAGAAATAAGTGAAAAACAAATTGAAAGTGCAGAAAAAAGATTTAACGCTGGTGCAATTGCAAAAGGAGAATTATTAAACACACAATCTACAGCTGCAAGCGATTTACAAAATGTTATTGCAACTCAAAATGCTTTAGACTTAGCACTACTAAATTTAGCTCAAATATTACAAGTACCAGCTAAAAATTTTGATATTTTTCCAATTGATGTAGGTACACCTTCAGAAACATTATTGTATGATGCTGCTGATTTTATTTATGAAAAAGCTCTTTTAAATAGACCAGAAATAGAAAAAGCAAAATTAAACTTGGAGCAGTCAGATTTATCTATAGAAATATCAAAAGGTCGTTTTTTTCCAACATTAAGTTTTGGTGTAGGTTTAAATACCTCGTACCAAACTATATTAGGAGAGAAAGACGTAAGACTTATTCAACAACCAGATGGTTCCTTTATAACACAACCTAATGGATTTTTTACACAATTAGATAATAACTTAGGGTACAATTTTGGGTTAAATTTAAGTATTCCAATATTTAATAGAAATCAAACCAAAGTTAATGTAAGTAAATCTAAAATTAATAGAGAAATAAGTGAAACACGTCTACAAAATGAAAAAATTCAACTTAAGCAAACTATAGAAAAAGCTTATTTAGATACTAGAGCTGCAGCAAAATCATACGAAGCCGCAAAAATTTCTTTAGAAGCACAAAAAGAAGCTTTTAAAAATGCTCAAGAACGTTACAATTATGGAGCGATAACTCTATTCGATTTTGATTTGGTTAGAACACGTTTGGTAAATGCAGAAAGTTTAATGATCCGTTCTAAATACGATTATGTATTTAAAACAAAAGTATTACAATTCTATTCTGGGGAATTAGTTTTAGAATAA
- the tsaB gene encoding tRNA (adenosine(37)-N6)-threonylcarbamoyltransferase complex dimerization subunit type 1 TsaB: protein MAHILNIETATKNCSVSIAKNGKILAIKELNNGNYSHAEVLHPFIVEVLKEANIKTTAIDAVAVSKGPGSYTGLRIGVSAAKGLCFAFNKPLISIDTLNSLAHSISVDNGTIIPMLDARRMEVYAAVYDNNYQQKREIKAEIIDENSFSDFLNTDKVYFLGDGAAKCKEIITHKNAVFIEDKFPSAKEMAMLSYNKYKKNDIEDVAYFEPFYLKDFIVIPEKKKKPTF from the coding sequence TTGGCACACATCCTTAACATAGAAACTGCGACAAAAAATTGTTCTGTTAGTATTGCAAAAAATGGAAAAATTTTAGCAATTAAAGAACTAAACAATGGCAATTACTCTCATGCAGAAGTATTACACCCTTTTATTGTGGAGGTTTTAAAGGAAGCAAATATAAAAACAACAGCAATAGATGCTGTTGCAGTTAGTAAAGGTCCAGGATCTTATACAGGTTTAAGAATTGGAGTTTCTGCTGCAAAAGGACTTTGTTTTGCTTTTAACAAGCCATTAATATCTATAGACACACTTAATTCTTTAGCACATTCAATTTCTGTAGATAATGGCACCATTATTCCAATGTTAGATGCAAGAAGAATGGAAGTGTATGCAGCAGTTTATGACAACAATTATCAGCAAAAAAGAGAAATAAAAGCAGAGATTATCGATGAAAATTCTTTCTCAGATTTTCTAAATACAGACAAAGTGTATTTCTTAGGAGATGGAGCTGCAAAATGTAAAGAAATAATTACGCACAAAAATGCAGTTTTTATAGAAGATAAATTTCCTTCAGCAAAAGAAATGGCAATGTTATCTTATAATAAGTACAAAAAAAACGACATCGAAGATGTCGCTTATTTCGAACCTTTTTACTTAAAAGATTTTATTGTTATTCCCGAAAAGAAAAAGAAACCTACGTTTTAA
- a CDS encoding mechanosensitive ion channel family protein: MEEYLDQFKKVLIEYTPKVLMAVAMLVIGLIIIKIIVNTTKKVFRKRNVEITVQQFLGNLLAWVLKIILFITVIAKLGIETASFAAILAAAGLAVGLALQGSLANFAGGVLIMIFKPFKVGDLIQAQGETGVVKEIEIFTTKLTGLSNREIIIPNGSLSNGNIINFTTEGTRRVDLVIGVSYDADIKKTKEVLTSVLTSHPKILKDPAPGVTVLELADSSVNFAVRPWCNTADYWAVYFDCMENIKEALDAAGIEIPYPHNVQINKKE, encoded by the coding sequence ATGGAAGAATATTTAGATCAATTTAAAAAAGTGCTAATCGAATACACACCAAAAGTTTTAATGGCAGTTGCCATGTTAGTTATTGGTTTAATAATTATTAAAATTATTGTTAATACAACTAAAAAGGTATTTAGAAAAAGAAATGTAGAAATTACTGTTCAGCAATTTTTAGGAAACTTATTAGCTTGGGTGCTTAAAATAATTTTATTTATTACAGTAATTGCAAAATTAGGTATAGAAACTGCTTCTTTCGCTGCAATTTTAGCAGCTGCTGGTTTAGCTGTTGGTTTAGCTTTACAAGGTTCTTTGGCAAATTTTGCTGGAGGTGTTTTAATTATGATTTTTAAACCATTTAAAGTAGGAGATTTAATACAAGCACAAGGAGAAACTGGAGTTGTAAAGGAAATAGAAATTTTTACCACAAAATTAACGGGTTTATCTAACAGAGAAATTATAATTCCAAATGGTTCTTTATCTAATGGTAACATTATAAACTTTACAACAGAAGGTACAAGACGTGTAGATTTGGTAATTGGTGTTTCTTACGATGCAGATATTAAAAAAACGAAAGAGGTTTTAACAAGTGTTTTAACTTCGCATCCTAAAATTTTAAAAGATCCTGCACCTGGAGTAACAGTTTTAGAATTGGCAGATAGTTCTGTGAATTTTGCGGTTAGACCTTGGTGTAATACTGCAGATTATTGGGCTGTTTATTTCGATTGTATGGAAAATATTAAAGAAGCATTAGATGCTGCAGGTATCGAAATTCCTTATCCACACAATGTACAAATTAATAAAAAAGAATAA
- a CDS encoding dodecin family protein, which produces MAVMKVIEVLANSEKSWEDATKKAVKQASKSVKNIKSVFVQSQSAVVNGDDVAEFRVNLKITFEVN; this is translated from the coding sequence ATGGCAGTAATGAAAGTTATAGAAGTACTTGCAAACTCAGAAAAAAGCTGGGAAGATGCAACCAAGAAAGCAGTAAAACAAGCATCTAAATCCGTAAAAAATATTAAATCGGTATTTGTACAATCGCAAAGTGCAGTTGTAAATGGAGATGATGTTGCCGAATTTAGAGTAAATTTAAAAATTACTTTTGAAGTAAATTAA
- a CDS encoding toxin-antitoxin system YwqK family antitoxin, which translates to MKKLITICLFCLVAIGYAQENKPTFKAEGDLVKATYYHEDGSVSTEGYFKDKKLTGKWTRFDKKGNKTHLAFYKEGKKVGKWFMWSGENLKEITYNNNAIVDVSLWKSESKLASNK; encoded by the coding sequence ATGAAAAAATTAATAACAATTTGCTTATTTTGCTTAGTAGCAATAGGATATGCTCAAGAAAATAAACCGACTTTTAAGGCCGAAGGAGATTTAGTAAAAGCAACTTATTATCACGAAGATGGCTCTGTTAGTACAGAAGGTTATTTTAAAGATAAAAAACTGACTGGGAAGTGGACTCGTTTTGATAAAAAAGGAAATAAAACACATTTAGCTTTTTATAAAGAAGGGAAAAAAGTAGGAAAGTGGTTTATGTGGTCTGGTGAAAACTTAAAAGAAATTACATATAATAATAATGCCATTGTAGATGTTAGTTTATGGAAATCGGAATCTAAATTAGCTTCGAATAAGTAA
- a CDS encoding efflux RND transporter permease subunit — protein MNFWTKAAGLILRNRYLVLLIIAIITGLLASQMKYMKFSYTEANLLPEDHIANVEYNKFLEIFGEEGNLVILGVKDSTVFTPKKFNAWNKLVEQFDDRDEIDFTISIADVQKLKADRKKRKFVLEPLYEKNPTTKEEVNTIKKQLFEKLPFYDNLLYNKETGTLQTAIYIKKEIINTPKRRDFIFDVLIPAIKKFEKENNLHVRVSGMPYIRTLNAQNIQDEIILFVVGALGITALIFFFFFRSYRATFITLLVVLIGVIWAFGFIGLFRYEITVLSALIPPLIIVIGVPNAVFLINKYQQEIKKHGQQAKALQRVIAKIGNATLMTNITTASGFATFVFVKSNLLREFGILASVNIISIFILALLIIPIIYSFMPLPKKKHLNHLEKRWIENVVDWMEKMVKNQRITIYFTTVVVIVLGIIGVYMIRVSGSLIEDMPKKMDFYKDIKFFEKEFGGIMPLEILIDTKKDKGVMKLSTLKKMEKLNEAIESFPELSKPISVVNLVKYSKQAYYKGNPKYYQLPTSQEQSYIFSYTKNSNNDASMLKTFVDSTGRYARITTFMKDIGTDKMDVIQERLKAVIAKEFPSDKYSVSLTGKALVFIKGTNYLIKNLVISLSLAILLIAIFMAWMFRSPQMILISLIPNMLPLLITAGLMGFLNIPIKPSTILVFSIAFGISVDDTIHFLAKYRQELIANKWKIKPSVYVALRETGVSMFYTSIVLFFGFLVFTLSSFGGTIALGGLVSVTLLLAMVSNLLLLPSLLLTFEKKIANKKVFKEPAMKIFPTKEDDLKK, from the coding sequence ATGAATTTCTGGACAAAAGCAGCGGGTCTAATTCTTCGAAACCGCTATTTAGTTTTATTAATAATTGCCATAATAACTGGTTTATTAGCCTCTCAAATGAAGTATATGAAGTTTTCATATACAGAGGCAAACTTGTTACCAGAAGATCATATTGCAAATGTAGAATACAATAAGTTTCTCGAAATTTTTGGTGAAGAAGGCAACTTAGTGATTCTTGGCGTTAAAGATTCTACTGTTTTTACACCTAAAAAATTTAATGCTTGGAACAAATTGGTAGAACAATTTGATGATAGAGACGAAATTGATTTTACCATTTCTATTGCAGATGTTCAAAAATTGAAAGCAGATAGAAAAAAGCGAAAATTTGTCTTAGAGCCTTTATATGAGAAAAATCCCACTACTAAAGAAGAAGTAAATACCATAAAAAAACAACTTTTCGAGAAGCTGCCTTTTTATGATAATCTTCTTTATAACAAAGAAACAGGAACTTTACAAACCGCTATTTATATTAAAAAAGAAATTATAAATACGCCAAAACGTAGAGATTTTATTTTTGATGTTTTAATTCCTGCCATTAAAAAATTCGAAAAAGAAAACAACTTACATGTTCGCGTTTCTGGAATGCCTTACATAAGAACACTAAATGCACAAAACATACAAGACGAAATTATTCTCTTTGTAGTTGGTGCTTTAGGAATTACAGCACTTATTTTCTTTTTCTTTTTTCGATCTTACAGAGCAACTTTTATTACACTTTTAGTTGTTTTAATTGGTGTTATTTGGGCATTTGGTTTTATTGGTTTATTTCGATATGAAATAACAGTTTTATCGGCTTTAATTCCGCCTTTAATTATTGTAATTGGGGTTCCTAATGCTGTTTTTCTCATTAATAAATATCAGCAAGAAATAAAAAAACACGGTCAGCAAGCAAAAGCATTGCAACGCGTAATTGCTAAAATTGGGAATGCGACTTTAATGACGAATATTACAACTGCATCTGGTTTTGCAACTTTTGTATTTGTAAAAAGTAATTTACTACGTGAATTCGGAATTTTAGCTTCCGTTAATATTATTAGCATTTTTATCTTGGCATTATTAATAATTCCGATTATTTACAGCTTTATGCCTCTTCCAAAGAAAAAACATTTGAATCATCTTGAAAAAAGATGGATTGAAAATGTGGTAGATTGGATGGAAAAAATGGTAAAAAACCAAAGAATTACCATTTATTTTACAACAGTTGTTGTAATAGTTTTAGGAATTATTGGTGTGTATATGATTCGTGTTTCTGGTAGTTTGATTGAAGACATGCCCAAGAAAATGGATTTCTACAAAGATATTAAATTCTTCGAAAAAGAATTTGGAGGAATTATGCCATTAGAAATCTTAATCGATACCAAAAAAGACAAAGGAGTTATGAAGCTTTCCACTTTAAAAAAGATGGAAAAATTAAATGAAGCTATAGAATCTTTCCCTGAATTATCGAAACCAATTTCTGTTGTTAATTTAGTAAAATACTCGAAACAAGCTTATTACAAGGGAAACCCTAAATATTATCAATTGCCAACATCACAAGAGCAAAGTTATATTTTTTCATACACCAAAAATTCGAATAACGATGCAAGTATGCTAAAAACGTTTGTAGATTCTACAGGACGTTATGCAAGAATTACTACTTTTATGAAAGATATTGGTACAGATAAAATGGACGTTATTCAGGAACGTTTAAAAGCTGTAATTGCCAAAGAATTTCCTTCGGATAAATATTCGGTTTCTTTAACAGGAAAAGCATTGGTGTTTATAAAGGGAACCAATTATTTAATTAAAAATTTAGTTATTTCTTTATCGTTAGCTATTTTATTAATTGCCATTTTTATGGCTTGGATGTTTCGATCGCCACAAATGATTTTAATTTCCTTGATTCCAAATATGCTTCCACTGCTAATTACAGCAGGATTAATGGGCTTTTTAAACATTCCTATAAAACCATCTACGATTTTAGTTTTTAGCATTGCTTTTGGTATTTCTGTGGATGATACCATTCACTTTTTGGCAAAATACAGGCAAGAATTAATCGCCAACAAATGGAAAATTAAACCCTCTGTTTATGTAGCTTTGCGTGAAACTGGAGTGAGTATGTTTTATACTTCAATCGTATTGTTTTTTGGTTTCTTGGTATTTACTTTATCAAGTTTTGGAGGTACAATCGCTTTAGGTGGTTTGGTTTCTGTAACGCTTTTATTAGCGATGGTTTCTAACTTATTACTGTTACCTTCTCTATTGCTAACTTTCGAAAAGAAAATTGCAAATAAGAAGGTGTTTAAAGAACCTGCCATGAAGATTTTTCCTACAAAAGAGGATGATTTGAAAAAATAA